The nucleotide window GCGGTGTGGTTCAAGTTTGTCGAGAACCAACTCAGCTTGGCTTGGCGTGCATGAATTTGAAGAGCCTGGAGACCAACTTAATGTTACTGCTGACAGACACTTTTTCTGGTTCAACATAGCTTCAGCAGCTTCTTCTGCGCTGTTTACCTTGTCAAGACCAGAAACATATAAATGACGGATGTTTGTCAGATTCTTTAGTTCACCAATAGTGTAACCACCTTCTTGTTTGATGCAGAAACCATATAGCTCATGGAGGGAAGTAAGCTTTCCTACAAAAGGAATTGTTGGTATTATCCCGTAAGATAGTTGTAGATGACGTAAGTTAACTAGGTTGCACACTCTGTCCATTTCCTTTTTCTGAGGAGCTGTGAGTTGGGGATCATCATACTTCATTACTTGTAAGTGATAAAGCTTGTACACAGGCTTGGGAAACCAACAGCAATGCGTCATTTTTTTCCGGCCCCACTTAAGAGACAAATAGCGAAGGTGCATTAAACCACGCATCGAATCAGGAAGCTTACACTGTGAGTTTGTTATTATGGATAACACTCGTAAGCTTCTGGCCACACCCAACACTTCACTGAGCATGTGCACTTGATCTGCCTCGTGTTGGTCTTCAAAATGCATAAGAAGTGTGCGCAGTCTCTTTGCATGAGAGATCTGTTCAACAACAGTAGGATTTATCATGTGAATGCATATATGACGGACAGTCTTCGGAATACAACCAGAGAAATTTAAGTCCACTCTTGTGCATTCACTCGCTGACACAGACCGGGCCAACTCATGCAAGAGATCATGCATGACAAATTTTTCTTCATAATATTCATCATATAAACAGCATTTTATAATGCGACTATCATGAGGCTCTGTTTTGATATCAAAAAAGGACTTTCTAGATAATGTGTCTAAATACTCCATTCCAATATCCTCTAGCTGTATTGTGTCATCCACCAATGGCTGGATCAGTCCTGAACCCATCCACAAGTACACCAATTCTTTCTTTGTGAACTCATAGCCTTTGTGAAATAAGCTGCAATACCTGAAACAAACCTGCAAATGTGTTGCTAAATGTTGATAACTTAGCCTCAACACCGTCATAATCCCTTCACTGCCCTGTTGTGCATTATGAACACCCGAGTCCAAAATTCTGTTCCACGTGCTACTATCCTTGTTGCCGTTCAACAATCCACCGAGAACTTTTCCTGCCAATGGAGAACCACTGAGTTTGTTTACCATTTTCTTGCTGATCTGTTGTAGGTTCCTATAATCATCAGGATTGACACCGAAAAATGCATGCCTGTTCAAAAGAAGCAGGAGGTCAGTTTCTTCCAAGCCAGACAATGCTAGAGAGTGGCATTCCACCTGTAGTGTTCTTTCCCCCTGCACTGCTCTTGCAGCAACATCAGCTACCAACTGCACTCGGGTTGTCAGCAGGATCTTGCTTCCTTTCTTCCCACATCTCAATGGACACAAAAAATTCGCCCAATCCTGATACCTCTCATCATTCCATACATCATCCAGCACAAGGAGAAAGGTCTTGGAACTCAACCTCTCCTTGAGTTCTTTCTGGAGTGCATTTAGACTAACCATGGGTGCCTCTCTTCCGGTCATGTCCTCAAGGATCTTTCTTGTTAGTGCCTGAATGTCGAAATCGTGAGAAACACAAACCCAGATGACGAAATCGAAGCGGTCTTTGACATCTCTAGCATTGCATACATCTTGAGCAAGTGCCGTCTTCCCTATTCCACCTATACCAACCAATGAAAACACGGCAATGTTATCGCCGGCACCACTTTCAGGCTTGGTCAACCACTGGACTATAACCTTCCTCTCTTCCTCTCTGCCAAGCAGAGGGCCACGAGACAGCGAGCTTGTCTGGCGCGAGTTTCTGAACTCCACATCCTGTTTATGTTTCTTCATCATATCGTTGTTCAAGTGGCTGAGAACCTGCAAGAAACGCTCTACGCCAGCCGCGACACCATCTAGGGTGGTGACTGAATTTCTCAGCCTCTCTAGTGACCCTGTGTTGAATGCACGATTGAGCCCTTGGATGACCTTGCGCTTGTACTTACTGACAGAGCCACGCACCTTGTTATTATCTTGCCTtttcacctcctcctcctcgagccTGTAGTACTCGAGCTCATCGACGGCGTCTTCGGCTTCCTCCACGGCATCTCTGAGCTGCCACAACCATCCATCCAGCGCGTTGCTCTGACCCCTGATTTCCTCCGTGTCAACGGCGTCAAAGACGACCTGGATCTGTGGAAGCAGCCTCTCTAGCCTCTCTCTGGCACTCTTGAGCCCTCCGGCTTTGTGGCTGTCCTTGAGATAGTCAAAGGCCTTGTTGACAATGTTGGTGATGATTGACGTTGCAATGGCTTTGCCGGCGAAAACCGCGGCGGCGGAGGCCATGGCTGGGTTATTGGGGGACCCACGGCCGGTGAAGGAGAGGCTGCAGAGGCGAGCACGCCGCAGCGGGCGGACGATATGGGCGCCGCTCGAGGAAGATGCTGGCGGACGAACGGCGCAGCTTTGAGGTGGCGATGGCGGAGGAGTTGGCGGCGCTCGTGGATGAACCGATGCGGGCGGCCGGGGCCCAGTCCAATCGCAGAGACGGCGTGCGAGCCGAGCTCCGCTCAGATCGGAGAACTTCcggacgagggcagagcaggtGTGGTGGCGGGAGACGTTCGGTGCCGGTGGATATGCCGGCGGGCGGCGCAGCCtgcaggcggcggcggtggccgtAGTCAGAGGAGCTAGCGGCGCTCGTGGATGGACGGGAGATGGCGGCGTACCGATGCGGGCGGGGTGGTGGGGGCGCGCGACGCAGGCGGGTGGTGGACGAACGCAAGGGGATGCACCACCCGCTCAGCGCTAAGCTCCTCGTCTGATCCCCTCCGGCGCGGCGGCACCCACCGGACCTGGCACCTCCCCGGCGGCGCGCTCACCCTCGCCGCTCCGCCGTCTGATGCGCACCTGGTCAACTCCTCGTCTGATCCCCTCCCTCCCTCCGGCACCCAGCGGCTGTTGACTTGTGTAATTCTGTTTCGCTTTGCAATCTCCGTCTCCATCTccactactccctccgtccggaaaaaGTTGTCCCCATAGCAATTTTACAGAAAACCCTTCTCTAAACTCCCGACACAACCCGCACTCCTCGTCTTCTCCGGTCGATGCTCCGCCGCTCCGGCACAGGCACATAGACGCCGGAGCTCCCCTGCGCCGCGCTGCTCCCCCGCTCTCCCGCgcgtcctccgccgccgccgcagctgcCTCCTCCGCCGCTCCCTTTTGCCTCGCGCAGCTCCCCTGCCTCCCTTGCCTGCCTCCCGAATCTCCCCTCTTTCACCCCAAAaattgcttcttcttcctcccgccGTGTCTCTTGCTTGCGCCCACCCCTCCCTCCTAGAGTTGATGGAAGAAGCGTGGCCAGCCCTCGGCCTGGCAGCCAGCGACGCGCCTTCCCGCCCCCGACTCCCCCCCGCACCGCCGCTCCGACCCCGGTGGCGTGGGGCGCGGCCGCGACAGCGCGGCGGGAGACGGTGGCCAAGAAGTCGTCTGCGCAGGAGGTGAGCCGGATCGTGTCCAGCTACGCCAACTCGAGCGGCCTGGCCGTGGCCGTCGTCGATGCCAACGCCATCATCTCGGGCGGCGCCGCGCTCGCCTCCACCGCGGGCCGGCTGGTCAATGTGCCCGAGGTCCTCGAGGAGGCGCGCGACGTCGCAGCGCGCCGGAGGCTCGCGCTCTTGCCCACCCCCGTCGAGACCGTCGAGCCCGCCCCTGAGTTCGTCAAGAGAGGCCGAATGTTTACTTTAGCCGGCCCAGACCTCGTACTGCTATTTTCATCTGCTGAATAGAGCTTAAACTCTGCATTTTCATGGACTGAAGTTCATTTTACTCATCGAATTATTTACCATTCCATAGGTTTCCATTCTCTGCTTGATGCTCTCTGCATTGCTGTATTCAGAAATGTTCACTAGATTTAGAAGACAGAGCCAACACCTTCATGGAGTAGAATCCCTGCTCTGGCTTAGTGTAGAAATGTTGATTCAGAAATGTTGTGACACGTTCAGACTGAATTAATAATTCAGAAATGTTCAGTGTAAAAATTCAGAATGTTTTACACAAAGTTTGTCTCCTAGATTTTGGATTCATGATGTTTTTGAAAAGAACATGCCTCTTTGACTGAAATTCTGTGGACACTTCCCAAGATAATTTTTGTTTGCTGCAAACAGTAAAAATACTCAGCAAATTCTTGTATTGGATTCATGATGTTTTGCTTGCTCTACTCCTTGCTGCTTAAATTCTTGCTTGCTCTAATGTGTCCAGTATAATATGTTTGCTTGCAAGAAGTAGTACTCCGAAATTGTAAAATTGGATTTAGACACTATACAGAATAATTTCAATACAGAGTAAATTCAGTATACAATGCTGCTGCCATGATGCTCTAATTAACATCAATTCTAAGTTTGCGCTTCTTTCTTTTTCTGTAGGAAACAACGAAAACTTCTGTACATGGAGTAATTGGGATCTTCATTTGACAATATTACAATATTCCAAACTATTCTGCATTTGATCAAGTTTAGCTCCAGAATGCTCCAAATCATTTGATCAAGTTTAGCTCTCTGCATTGCTGTATTCAGTAGGGCCAGCTCGAACCGTGTGCGCCAGGAAGAAGGCCAGCTCGAACCAACAGTATGCCCTGCAAAATGATTTCGAACGAGGTGCGTGTAGTTAGCCGCTCATGTATGTGTAGATATTGGTATGAGTagctaaattcagaaactttcctACACTGGGCACTGTAAACTTCCAGTACACAAAATTCAGTTATCTTTTTAGTagctaaattcagaaactttcctACTCTACTCTCCATAATAATGATTTCACTATCCTAATGCTTCATAAAAGCAGTGAAGAAACTAGTCCTAGTAACAAAATGAGAAAATGCCAGAATTAAGAAGCAAGTACTCCTAGTGTGGCCAATCCACAAGATTTTGGCTACTGCCAATAACTCCCAGTACCAACAATAATTCAGTTCTCAAAATTTTGCAGTATGTAGACTCTATTTAGAAATTCAGAGATAATGAAAAGATCAAGCTGAGATTAATACTAGATCAAACTGAATAGGATGCTTCTTTCCAAATTTGAAATGATCTGTAACAAATTTGAAATGATTCTGTATGCACTTTATTCTTCCTTCTTTCTAATGGTTGTTCCTGTAGCAAACTGAATTGTTTCCAATTATTCAGAAATAATTTTCAGTTATGCATAGTTTCAGAAATAATGTTTCCAATTTGGCTAAATCTGGCCTGAATTTGCTGCCAGTGCTAGGACATGCTCAAGACTGCCATGTTTCAGTCTTGTTTTGTGCAGAACTGAATTTACTAGCACCATTTTGCATCTTGCCATTACTGTACAAATTCCCACCTGCTCCCCTGTTTCTTGGTCAAAACATTAGATGATGTGAGCTTTTTCAGCTATCCAAAGTTTTAAGAGTACAGTATTCATTTCAAAGTTCATGTATAAAATTCAGTTTGACTTTGAGAGGGAATAAACTACTGTAGTTTACTGCACTTTATTGCATAATTATGCACTATTCGGAGCACAATTCAGTTTACTGCAGTTTATTGAATCAAGATACAGTAGCAATCAAGCAGAACATGTATTGTATTCATTTCAAAAGTTCATGTAGTACAAAATTCAGTGTACTGCAGAATGTTGCAGAACATGAATTAAGATGCAAGAAGCTTCAAGTTGATAGCAGTCGATGCAAAATTGTTCACTTAAACTTCAATGTACAATAACTGAAATTTTGTGCATCCACAGTTTACTCCACTGTACAGTTTGTGCATCTACAGATCATGAATATTGTGTGTGTACGCTCATCAAATTGTAGACTGGATGATCCGCTGCTGCTCTAATTCACCTCAGTTTGACATCAATTTGATCTACACAACAAATTAACATCAAGTTGACATTAATTTCAGGGCGCTGGCTACCTTTCAGTAGCAGCAGAGGTGGCGAGGAGGAGCTGGGTCGCtt belongs to Triticum urartu cultivar G1812 chromosome 7, Tu2.1, whole genome shotgun sequence and includes:
- the LOC125520469 gene encoding putative disease resistance protein RGA1 isoform X2 — its product is MASAAAVFAGKAIATSIITNIVNKAFDYLKDSHKAGGLKSARERLERLLPQIQVVFDAVDTEEIRGQSNALDGWLWQLRDAVEEAEDAVDELEYYRLEEEEVKRQDNNKVRGSVSKYKRKVIQGLNRAFNTGSLERLRNSVTTLDGVAAGVERFLQVLSHLNNDMMKKHKQDVEFRNSRQTSSLSRGPLLGREEERKVIVQWLTKPESGAGDNIAVFSLVGIGGIGKTALAQDVCNARDVKDRFDFVIWVCVSHDFDIQALTRKILEDMTGREAPMVSLNALQKELKERLSSKTFLLVLDDVWNDERYQDWANFLCPLRCGKKGSKILLTTRVQLVADVAARAVQGERTLQVECHSLALSGLEETDLLLLLNRHAFFGVNPDDYRNLQQISKKMVNKLSGSPLAGKVLGGLLNGNKDSSTWNRILDSGVHNAQQGSEGIMTVLRLSYQHLATHLQVCFRYCSLFHKGYEFTKKELVYLWMGSGLIQPLVDDTIQLEDIGMEYLDTLSRKSFFDIKTEPHDSRIIKCCLYDEYYEEKFVMHDLLHELARSVSASECTRVDLNFSGCIPKTVRHICIHMINPTVVEQISHAKRLRTLLMHFEDQHEADQVHMLSEVLGVARSLRVLSIITNSQ
- the LOC125520469 gene encoding putative disease resistance protein RGA1 isoform X1 — protein: MASAAAVFAGKAIATSIITNIVNKAFDYLKDSHKAGGLKSARERLERLLPQIQVVFDAVDTEEIRGQSNALDGWLWQLRDAVEEAEDAVDELEYYRLEEEEVKRQDNNKVRGSVSKYKRKVIQGLNRAFNTGSLERLRNSVTTLDGVAAGVERFLQVLSHLNNDMMKKHKQDVEFRNSRQTSSLSRGPLLGREEERKVIVQWLTKPESGAGDNIAVFSLVGIGGIGKTALAQDVCNARDVKDRFDFVIWVCVSHDFDIQALTRKILEDMTGREAPMVSLNALQKELKERLSSKTFLLVLDDVWNDERYQDWANFLCPLRCGKKGSKILLTTRVQLVADVAARAVQGERTLQVECHSLALSGLEETDLLLLLNRHAFFGVNPDDYRNLQQISKKMVNKLSGSPLAGKVLGGLLNGNKDSSTWNRILDSGVHNAQQGSEGIMTVLRLSYQHLATHLQVCFRYCSLFHKGYEFTKKELVYLWMGSGLIQPLVDDTIQLEDIGMEYLDTLSRKSFFDIKTEPHDSRIIKCCLYDEYYEEKFVMHDLLHELARSVSASECTRVDLNFSGCIPKTVRHICIHMINPTVVEQISHAKRLRTLLMHFEDQHEADQVHMLSEVLGVARSLRVLSIITNSQCKLPDSMRGLMHLRYLSLKWGRKKMTHCCWFPKPVYKLYHLQVMKYDDPQLTAPQKKEMDRVCNLVNLRHLQLSYGIIPTIPFVGKLTSLHELYGFCIKQEGGYTIGELKNLTNIRHLYVSGLDKVNSAEEAAEAMLNQKKCLSAVTLSWSPGSSNSCTPSQAELVLDKLEPHRNSHKLRIEGYPGSRSPCWLQNPTLINLTYVHIRDCERLERLPPLGQLHSLQYIYIINMKLVEGVDSSFYGSENPCGLHCLKVLEIESMPKCLEWVGLEGKNVFPRLEMLKVRDCEALRTLPSVPTSIRHVEIHNAGLLAMPTFFGSSDTNSSPSLDLALSKLMISHCQSLETLWQGCSLSALVELSIQQCASLSCLPEDSFGSLASLETFEVVKCSNLVTGEIRLPPTVRTIIFGLCGEAEQPLVHSMKGLNSLTMLFLDGCALSVFPSEVFACLAGLTNMVFGNCAITSLPLAEAFARLTNLENLSIWDCQELVSISGIHGSPSLMSMQIQGCKKITADLSVERVDDPASLSSLTELDIDNPSLLLSEPLRSMSCVKKLIIAGGPELRHLPEEWLLQNEALKELVVSDASHLICLPPQVARLSSIESFDISNVKLIRSLPDMPASLRTLRINNCHSELKQRCQKNKGLDWVKIAHICNVDIS